One genomic segment of Hippoglossus hippoglossus isolate fHipHip1 chromosome 22, fHipHip1.pri, whole genome shotgun sequence includes these proteins:
- the rbm25a gene encoding RNA-binding protein 25 isoform X2, with protein MSYPPPLNRQQIGLPQLPPRLPPPQYAGFAPGVPPGTPMIPLHMGLVAQAPTVSWKQVFLPTAYKVLLPTSVAVAQKPMLPKKESGLRMKDIDDGSGPTTTVFVGNISEKASDMLVRQLLAKCGIVLSWKRVQGASGKLQAFGFCEYKEPESTLRALRLLHELLLGDKKLLVKVDAKTKSQLDEWKAKKRSSNGGASVGSKNDEDEEELLDEETLRRDQVVKGAIDVLIREYASELNAPSQDPDSQPRNKKRKEKKEEDINAMEMEDDKRDLISREISKFRDTHKKLEEEKGKKEKERLEIERERRERDKERERERERRDREKEKERERERDKERERDRDRERERDRERERTKERERERERDRSRDVSEDRSRSRERARDDKKRDREDDEEDVYERRRLERRLRDKEAAYQERLKNWEIRERKKSRDYSKETEREDERRREMMKEAKRLKEFLEDYDDDRDDPKYYRGSALQKRLRDREKESELDERDRKREKEEHEEIRQRLLAEGHPDPDAELQRMEEEAERRRQPPLKLEPEEEVIQEKVHRDRDREREKRGSGRPVEPPPPPRPPPQHSDDDVEEGEEEDYHDGEDSQEAKPQLKPIMRPISTAPSVSSASGNATPNTPGNESPCGIIIPGENSPEVQPPEEHRPKINVSLKLGATNSPSQPNVGKRKKLATVESVFNKFDEEEADEQPRKRKLVPLDYGDDEKSLGVDGAELPGAKGNINTEEKRKHIKSLIEKIPTARPELFSYPLDWTMVDSTLMDRRIKPWINKKIIEYIGEEEATLVDFVCSKVMAHSTPQGILDDVAMVLDEEAEVFIVKMWRLLIYETEAKKIGLAK; from the exons ATGTCGTACCCTCCTCCCCTCAACCGCCAGCAGATCGGCCTCCCCCAGCTGCCCCCGAGGCTCCCCCCTCCACAGTATGCGGGCTTTGCCCCAGGTGTCCCCCCAG gtACCCCCATGATCCCACTACATATGGGTCTAGTGGCCCAAGCCCCCACAGTGAGTTGGAAACAGGTCTTCCTACCTACTGCATACAAA GTTCTGCTCCCGACCTCAGTGGCTGTAGCACAGAAGCCGATGCTTCCGAAGAAGGAGTCTGGCCTCAGAATGAAGGATATAGACGACGGCAGTGGCCCCACCACCACTGTGTTTGTAGGAAACATCTCTGAAAAGGCATCGGACATGTTGGTCAGACAGCTTCTAGCG aaaTGTGGTATTGTCCTGAGCTGGAAAAGGGTCCAAGGCGCCTCTGGGAAACTTCAAG CTTTTGGGTTCTGTGAGTATAAGGAGCCTGAATCCACGCTGCGAGCCCTCAGACTTCTGCATGAGCTGCTCTTAGGTGATAAGAAGCTGTTGGTCAAGGTCGATGCCAAAACCAAGTCCCAGCTAGATGAGTGGAAAGCTAAGAAGAGGAGTTCCAATGGG GGAGCCAGTGTTGGGTCAAAGAACgacgaagacgaggaggagCTTCTTGATGAAGAAACCCTGCGGCGGGATCAGGTTGTGAAGGGGGCAATAGACGTCCTCATCCGAGAGTATGCAAGTGAACTCAATGCTCCCTCGCAGGATCCTGACAGTCAACCTCGCAACAAGAAGcggaaagagaagaaagaggag GATATCAATGCCATGGAGATGGAGGATGACAAGAGAGATCTGATATCCAGAGAGATCAGCAAATTCCGGGACACACACAAG aaactggaggaggaaaaaggaaagaaagagaaggagcgACTGGAGATCGagagggaaaggagagagagggacaaagagCGGGAGCGCGAGAGGGAGCGCCGTGACCgcgaaaaagagaaggaaagggagagagagagggacaaggagcgggaaagagacagagatcgGGAGCGGGAGAGAGATCGCGAACGGGAGAGGACGAAGGAGCGAGagcgggagagggagagggacaggaGTCGAGACGTCAGTGAAGACCGCAGCAGGTCGAG agagagggcgagagacgATAAAAAACGAGAcagagaggatgatgaggaggacgTGTACGAACGGAGGAGACTTGAGAGGAGGCTTCGAGACAAGGAGGCAGCTTACCAAGAA CGCCTTAAAAACTGGGAGATCCGTGAGAGGAAGAAATCTCGTGACTACAGCAAAGAAACGGAGAGGGAGGACGAGAGGCGCCGGGAAATG ATGAAAGAAGCCAAAAGACTGAAAGAATTCCTTGAGGATTACGACGACGACAGAGACGACCCAAAATACTACAG AGGCAGTGCTTTGCAGAAGCGACTTCGTGACCGAGAAAAGGAGTCAGAGTTGGACGAGCGAGACcggaagagggagaaggaggagcatGAGGAGATCAGACAGCGACTTCTTGCAGAGGGTCACCCTGACCctgatgctgagctgcagagg atggaggaagaggcagaacgCAGACGACAGCCCCCTCTGAAACTGGaacctgaggaggaggtgatcCAGGAGAAGGTTCATAGAGACCGAGACCGTGAACGGGAAAAGAGAGGGTCAGGAAGGCCCGtggagccgccgccgccgcctcgaCCCCCTCCGCAGCATTCGGACGACGATgtggaggaaggggaggaggaggactacCACGACGGAGAGGACTCACAAGAAGCCAAGCCGCAACTCAAACCCATAATGCGACCAATCAGTACTGCTCCCTCAGTGTCCTCCGCCAGTGGGAATGCGACCCCTAACACGCCTGGTAACGAATCTCCCTGCGGAATTATCATTCCTGGTGAGAACTCGCCTGAGGTCCAGCCTCCAGAGGAACATCGGCCCAAGATCAATGTCAGTCTCAAGCTGG GGGCCACCAACAGTCCCAGCCAGCCCAACGTAGGAAAGCGAAAGAAACTGGCCACTGTGGAAAGTGTTTTCAACAAGTttgatgaggaggaggctgacGAGCAGCCTCGCAAGAGGAAACTGGTTCCACTGGACTATGGTGATGACGAAAAGAGTCTGGGGGTGGACGGGGCCGAATTACCAGGGGCCAAAGGCAACATCAACACAGAAGAGAAACGCAAGCACATAAAGAGCCTTATTGAGAAGATCCCCACAGCCAGACCTGAGCTGTTCTCCTACCCTCTGGACTGGACTATGGTTGACTCG ACTCTGATGGATCGTCGCATTAAGCCATGGATTAATAAGAAGATTATTGAATACATTGGCGAGGAGGAAGCCACTCTCGTTGATTTTGTCTGTTCAAAG GTGATGGCTCACAGCACCCCTCAGGGTATTCTTGATGATGTTGCTATG GTTCTCGATGAAGAAGCAGAAGTTTTCATAGTAAAGATGTGGAGGCTGTTGATTTATGAAACAGAAGCCAAGAAGATCGGACTCGCGAAATAA
- the rbm25a gene encoding RNA-binding protein 25 isoform X1 gives MSYPPPLNRQQIGLPQLPPRLPPPQYAGFAPGVPPGTPMIPLHMGLVAQAPTVSWKQVFLPTAYKVLLPTSVAVAQKPMLPKKESGLRMKDIDDGSGPTTTVFVGNISEKASDMLVRQLLAKCGIVLSWKRVQGASGKLQAFGFCEYKEPESTLRALRLLHELLLGDKKLLVKVDAKTKSQLDEWKAKKRSSNGGASVGSKNDEDEEELLDEETLRRDQVVKGAIDVLIREYASELNAPSQDPDSQPRNKKRKEKKEEEDINAMEMEDDKRDLISREISKFRDTHKKLEEEKGKKEKERLEIERERRERDKERERERERRDREKEKERERERDKERERDRDRERERDRERERTKERERERERDRSRDVSEDRSRSRERARDDKKRDREDDEEDVYERRRLERRLRDKEAAYQERLKNWEIRERKKSRDYSKETEREDERRREMMKEAKRLKEFLEDYDDDRDDPKYYRGSALQKRLRDREKESELDERDRKREKEEHEEIRQRLLAEGHPDPDAELQRMEEEAERRRQPPLKLEPEEEVIQEKVHRDRDREREKRGSGRPVEPPPPPRPPPQHSDDDVEEGEEEDYHDGEDSQEAKPQLKPIMRPISTAPSVSSASGNATPNTPGNESPCGIIIPGENSPEVQPPEEHRPKINVSLKLGATNSPSQPNVGKRKKLATVESVFNKFDEEEADEQPRKRKLVPLDYGDDEKSLGVDGAELPGAKGNINTEEKRKHIKSLIEKIPTARPELFSYPLDWTMVDSTLMDRRIKPWINKKIIEYIGEEEATLVDFVCSKVMAHSTPQGILDDVAMVLDEEAEVFIVKMWRLLIYETEAKKIGLAK, from the exons ATGTCGTACCCTCCTCCCCTCAACCGCCAGCAGATCGGCCTCCCCCAGCTGCCCCCGAGGCTCCCCCCTCCACAGTATGCGGGCTTTGCCCCAGGTGTCCCCCCAG gtACCCCCATGATCCCACTACATATGGGTCTAGTGGCCCAAGCCCCCACAGTGAGTTGGAAACAGGTCTTCCTACCTACTGCATACAAA GTTCTGCTCCCGACCTCAGTGGCTGTAGCACAGAAGCCGATGCTTCCGAAGAAGGAGTCTGGCCTCAGAATGAAGGATATAGACGACGGCAGTGGCCCCACCACCACTGTGTTTGTAGGAAACATCTCTGAAAAGGCATCGGACATGTTGGTCAGACAGCTTCTAGCG aaaTGTGGTATTGTCCTGAGCTGGAAAAGGGTCCAAGGCGCCTCTGGGAAACTTCAAG CTTTTGGGTTCTGTGAGTATAAGGAGCCTGAATCCACGCTGCGAGCCCTCAGACTTCTGCATGAGCTGCTCTTAGGTGATAAGAAGCTGTTGGTCAAGGTCGATGCCAAAACCAAGTCCCAGCTAGATGAGTGGAAAGCTAAGAAGAGGAGTTCCAATGGG GGAGCCAGTGTTGGGTCAAAGAACgacgaagacgaggaggagCTTCTTGATGAAGAAACCCTGCGGCGGGATCAGGTTGTGAAGGGGGCAATAGACGTCCTCATCCGAGAGTATGCAAGTGAACTCAATGCTCCCTCGCAGGATCCTGACAGTCAACCTCGCAACAAGAAGcggaaagagaagaaagaggag GAGGATATCAATGCCATGGAGATGGAGGATGACAAGAGAGATCTGATATCCAGAGAGATCAGCAAATTCCGGGACACACACAAG aaactggaggaggaaaaaggaaagaaagagaaggagcgACTGGAGATCGagagggaaaggagagagagggacaaagagCGGGAGCGCGAGAGGGAGCGCCGTGACCgcgaaaaagagaaggaaagggagagagagagggacaaggagcgggaaagagacagagatcgGGAGCGGGAGAGAGATCGCGAACGGGAGAGGACGAAGGAGCGAGagcgggagagggagagggacaggaGTCGAGACGTCAGTGAAGACCGCAGCAGGTCGAG agagagggcgagagacgATAAAAAACGAGAcagagaggatgatgaggaggacgTGTACGAACGGAGGAGACTTGAGAGGAGGCTTCGAGACAAGGAGGCAGCTTACCAAGAA CGCCTTAAAAACTGGGAGATCCGTGAGAGGAAGAAATCTCGTGACTACAGCAAAGAAACGGAGAGGGAGGACGAGAGGCGCCGGGAAATG ATGAAAGAAGCCAAAAGACTGAAAGAATTCCTTGAGGATTACGACGACGACAGAGACGACCCAAAATACTACAG AGGCAGTGCTTTGCAGAAGCGACTTCGTGACCGAGAAAAGGAGTCAGAGTTGGACGAGCGAGACcggaagagggagaaggaggagcatGAGGAGATCAGACAGCGACTTCTTGCAGAGGGTCACCCTGACCctgatgctgagctgcagagg atggaggaagaggcagaacgCAGACGACAGCCCCCTCTGAAACTGGaacctgaggaggaggtgatcCAGGAGAAGGTTCATAGAGACCGAGACCGTGAACGGGAAAAGAGAGGGTCAGGAAGGCCCGtggagccgccgccgccgcctcgaCCCCCTCCGCAGCATTCGGACGACGATgtggaggaaggggaggaggaggactacCACGACGGAGAGGACTCACAAGAAGCCAAGCCGCAACTCAAACCCATAATGCGACCAATCAGTACTGCTCCCTCAGTGTCCTCCGCCAGTGGGAATGCGACCCCTAACACGCCTGGTAACGAATCTCCCTGCGGAATTATCATTCCTGGTGAGAACTCGCCTGAGGTCCAGCCTCCAGAGGAACATCGGCCCAAGATCAATGTCAGTCTCAAGCTGG GGGCCACCAACAGTCCCAGCCAGCCCAACGTAGGAAAGCGAAAGAAACTGGCCACTGTGGAAAGTGTTTTCAACAAGTttgatgaggaggaggctgacGAGCAGCCTCGCAAGAGGAAACTGGTTCCACTGGACTATGGTGATGACGAAAAGAGTCTGGGGGTGGACGGGGCCGAATTACCAGGGGCCAAAGGCAACATCAACACAGAAGAGAAACGCAAGCACATAAAGAGCCTTATTGAGAAGATCCCCACAGCCAGACCTGAGCTGTTCTCCTACCCTCTGGACTGGACTATGGTTGACTCG ACTCTGATGGATCGTCGCATTAAGCCATGGATTAATAAGAAGATTATTGAATACATTGGCGAGGAGGAAGCCACTCTCGTTGATTTTGTCTGTTCAAAG GTGATGGCTCACAGCACCCCTCAGGGTATTCTTGATGATGTTGCTATG GTTCTCGATGAAGAAGCAGAAGTTTTCATAGTAAAGATGTGGAGGCTGTTGATTTATGAAACAGAAGCCAAGAAGATCGGACTCGCGAAATAA
- the rbm25a gene encoding RNA-binding protein 25 isoform X3, translating into MSYPPPLNRQQIGLPQLPPRLPPPQYAGFAPGVPPGTPMIPLHMGLVAQAPTVLLPTSVAVAQKPMLPKKESGLRMKDIDDGSGPTTTVFVGNISEKASDMLVRQLLAKCGIVLSWKRVQGASGKLQAFGFCEYKEPESTLRALRLLHELLLGDKKLLVKVDAKTKSQLDEWKAKKRSSNGGASVGSKNDEDEEELLDEETLRRDQVVKGAIDVLIREYASELNAPSQDPDSQPRNKKRKEKKEEEDINAMEMEDDKRDLISREISKFRDTHKKLEEEKGKKEKERLEIERERRERDKERERERERRDREKEKERERERDKERERDRDRERERDRERERTKERERERERDRSRDVSEDRSRSRERARDDKKRDREDDEEDVYERRRLERRLRDKEAAYQERLKNWEIRERKKSRDYSKETEREDERRREMMKEAKRLKEFLEDYDDDRDDPKYYRGSALQKRLRDREKESELDERDRKREKEEHEEIRQRLLAEGHPDPDAELQRMEEEAERRRQPPLKLEPEEEVIQEKVHRDRDREREKRGSGRPVEPPPPPRPPPQHSDDDVEEGEEEDYHDGEDSQEAKPQLKPIMRPISTAPSVSSASGNATPNTPGNESPCGIIIPGENSPEVQPPEEHRPKINVSLKLGATNSPSQPNVGKRKKLATVESVFNKFDEEEADEQPRKRKLVPLDYGDDEKSLGVDGAELPGAKGNINTEEKRKHIKSLIEKIPTARPELFSYPLDWTMVDSTLMDRRIKPWINKKIIEYIGEEEATLVDFVCSKVMAHSTPQGILDDVAMVLDEEAEVFIVKMWRLLIYETEAKKIGLAK; encoded by the exons ATGTCGTACCCTCCTCCCCTCAACCGCCAGCAGATCGGCCTCCCCCAGCTGCCCCCGAGGCTCCCCCCTCCACAGTATGCGGGCTTTGCCCCAGGTGTCCCCCCAG gtACCCCCATGATCCCACTACATATGGGTCTAGTGGCCCAAGCCCCCACA GTTCTGCTCCCGACCTCAGTGGCTGTAGCACAGAAGCCGATGCTTCCGAAGAAGGAGTCTGGCCTCAGAATGAAGGATATAGACGACGGCAGTGGCCCCACCACCACTGTGTTTGTAGGAAACATCTCTGAAAAGGCATCGGACATGTTGGTCAGACAGCTTCTAGCG aaaTGTGGTATTGTCCTGAGCTGGAAAAGGGTCCAAGGCGCCTCTGGGAAACTTCAAG CTTTTGGGTTCTGTGAGTATAAGGAGCCTGAATCCACGCTGCGAGCCCTCAGACTTCTGCATGAGCTGCTCTTAGGTGATAAGAAGCTGTTGGTCAAGGTCGATGCCAAAACCAAGTCCCAGCTAGATGAGTGGAAAGCTAAGAAGAGGAGTTCCAATGGG GGAGCCAGTGTTGGGTCAAAGAACgacgaagacgaggaggagCTTCTTGATGAAGAAACCCTGCGGCGGGATCAGGTTGTGAAGGGGGCAATAGACGTCCTCATCCGAGAGTATGCAAGTGAACTCAATGCTCCCTCGCAGGATCCTGACAGTCAACCTCGCAACAAGAAGcggaaagagaagaaagaggag GAGGATATCAATGCCATGGAGATGGAGGATGACAAGAGAGATCTGATATCCAGAGAGATCAGCAAATTCCGGGACACACACAAG aaactggaggaggaaaaaggaaagaaagagaaggagcgACTGGAGATCGagagggaaaggagagagagggacaaagagCGGGAGCGCGAGAGGGAGCGCCGTGACCgcgaaaaagagaaggaaagggagagagagagggacaaggagcgggaaagagacagagatcgGGAGCGGGAGAGAGATCGCGAACGGGAGAGGACGAAGGAGCGAGagcgggagagggagagggacaggaGTCGAGACGTCAGTGAAGACCGCAGCAGGTCGAG agagagggcgagagacgATAAAAAACGAGAcagagaggatgatgaggaggacgTGTACGAACGGAGGAGACTTGAGAGGAGGCTTCGAGACAAGGAGGCAGCTTACCAAGAA CGCCTTAAAAACTGGGAGATCCGTGAGAGGAAGAAATCTCGTGACTACAGCAAAGAAACGGAGAGGGAGGACGAGAGGCGCCGGGAAATG ATGAAAGAAGCCAAAAGACTGAAAGAATTCCTTGAGGATTACGACGACGACAGAGACGACCCAAAATACTACAG AGGCAGTGCTTTGCAGAAGCGACTTCGTGACCGAGAAAAGGAGTCAGAGTTGGACGAGCGAGACcggaagagggagaaggaggagcatGAGGAGATCAGACAGCGACTTCTTGCAGAGGGTCACCCTGACCctgatgctgagctgcagagg atggaggaagaggcagaacgCAGACGACAGCCCCCTCTGAAACTGGaacctgaggaggaggtgatcCAGGAGAAGGTTCATAGAGACCGAGACCGTGAACGGGAAAAGAGAGGGTCAGGAAGGCCCGtggagccgccgccgccgcctcgaCCCCCTCCGCAGCATTCGGACGACGATgtggaggaaggggaggaggaggactacCACGACGGAGAGGACTCACAAGAAGCCAAGCCGCAACTCAAACCCATAATGCGACCAATCAGTACTGCTCCCTCAGTGTCCTCCGCCAGTGGGAATGCGACCCCTAACACGCCTGGTAACGAATCTCCCTGCGGAATTATCATTCCTGGTGAGAACTCGCCTGAGGTCCAGCCTCCAGAGGAACATCGGCCCAAGATCAATGTCAGTCTCAAGCTGG GGGCCACCAACAGTCCCAGCCAGCCCAACGTAGGAAAGCGAAAGAAACTGGCCACTGTGGAAAGTGTTTTCAACAAGTttgatgaggaggaggctgacGAGCAGCCTCGCAAGAGGAAACTGGTTCCACTGGACTATGGTGATGACGAAAAGAGTCTGGGGGTGGACGGGGCCGAATTACCAGGGGCCAAAGGCAACATCAACACAGAAGAGAAACGCAAGCACATAAAGAGCCTTATTGAGAAGATCCCCACAGCCAGACCTGAGCTGTTCTCCTACCCTCTGGACTGGACTATGGTTGACTCG ACTCTGATGGATCGTCGCATTAAGCCATGGATTAATAAGAAGATTATTGAATACATTGGCGAGGAGGAAGCCACTCTCGTTGATTTTGTCTGTTCAAAG GTGATGGCTCACAGCACCCCTCAGGGTATTCTTGATGATGTTGCTATG GTTCTCGATGAAGAAGCAGAAGTTTTCATAGTAAAGATGTGGAGGCTGTTGATTTATGAAACAGAAGCCAAGAAGATCGGACTCGCGAAATAA
- the rbm25a gene encoding RNA-binding protein 25 isoform X4 — protein sequence MSYPPPLNRQQIGLPQLPPRLPPPQYAGFAPGVPPGTPMIPLHMGLVAQAPTVLLPTSVAVAQKPMLPKKESGLRMKDIDDGSGPTTTVFVGNISEKASDMLVRQLLAKCGIVLSWKRVQGASGKLQAFGFCEYKEPESTLRALRLLHELLLGDKKLLVKVDAKTKSQLDEWKAKKRSSNGGASVGSKNDEDEEELLDEETLRRDQVVKGAIDVLIREYASELNAPSQDPDSQPRNKKRKEKKEEDINAMEMEDDKRDLISREISKFRDTHKKLEEEKGKKEKERLEIERERRERDKERERERERRDREKEKERERERDKERERDRDRERERDRERERTKERERERERDRSRDVSEDRSRSRERARDDKKRDREDDEEDVYERRRLERRLRDKEAAYQERLKNWEIRERKKSRDYSKETEREDERRREMMKEAKRLKEFLEDYDDDRDDPKYYRGSALQKRLRDREKESELDERDRKREKEEHEEIRQRLLAEGHPDPDAELQRMEEEAERRRQPPLKLEPEEEVIQEKVHRDRDREREKRGSGRPVEPPPPPRPPPQHSDDDVEEGEEEDYHDGEDSQEAKPQLKPIMRPISTAPSVSSASGNATPNTPGNESPCGIIIPGENSPEVQPPEEHRPKINVSLKLGATNSPSQPNVGKRKKLATVESVFNKFDEEEADEQPRKRKLVPLDYGDDEKSLGVDGAELPGAKGNINTEEKRKHIKSLIEKIPTARPELFSYPLDWTMVDSTLMDRRIKPWINKKIIEYIGEEEATLVDFVCSKVMAHSTPQGILDDVAMVLDEEAEVFIVKMWRLLIYETEAKKIGLAK from the exons ATGTCGTACCCTCCTCCCCTCAACCGCCAGCAGATCGGCCTCCCCCAGCTGCCCCCGAGGCTCCCCCCTCCACAGTATGCGGGCTTTGCCCCAGGTGTCCCCCCAG gtACCCCCATGATCCCACTACATATGGGTCTAGTGGCCCAAGCCCCCACA GTTCTGCTCCCGACCTCAGTGGCTGTAGCACAGAAGCCGATGCTTCCGAAGAAGGAGTCTGGCCTCAGAATGAAGGATATAGACGACGGCAGTGGCCCCACCACCACTGTGTTTGTAGGAAACATCTCTGAAAAGGCATCGGACATGTTGGTCAGACAGCTTCTAGCG aaaTGTGGTATTGTCCTGAGCTGGAAAAGGGTCCAAGGCGCCTCTGGGAAACTTCAAG CTTTTGGGTTCTGTGAGTATAAGGAGCCTGAATCCACGCTGCGAGCCCTCAGACTTCTGCATGAGCTGCTCTTAGGTGATAAGAAGCTGTTGGTCAAGGTCGATGCCAAAACCAAGTCCCAGCTAGATGAGTGGAAAGCTAAGAAGAGGAGTTCCAATGGG GGAGCCAGTGTTGGGTCAAAGAACgacgaagacgaggaggagCTTCTTGATGAAGAAACCCTGCGGCGGGATCAGGTTGTGAAGGGGGCAATAGACGTCCTCATCCGAGAGTATGCAAGTGAACTCAATGCTCCCTCGCAGGATCCTGACAGTCAACCTCGCAACAAGAAGcggaaagagaagaaagaggag GATATCAATGCCATGGAGATGGAGGATGACAAGAGAGATCTGATATCCAGAGAGATCAGCAAATTCCGGGACACACACAAG aaactggaggaggaaaaaggaaagaaagagaaggagcgACTGGAGATCGagagggaaaggagagagagggacaaagagCGGGAGCGCGAGAGGGAGCGCCGTGACCgcgaaaaagagaaggaaagggagagagagagggacaaggagcgggaaagagacagagatcgGGAGCGGGAGAGAGATCGCGAACGGGAGAGGACGAAGGAGCGAGagcgggagagggagagggacaggaGTCGAGACGTCAGTGAAGACCGCAGCAGGTCGAG agagagggcgagagacgATAAAAAACGAGAcagagaggatgatgaggaggacgTGTACGAACGGAGGAGACTTGAGAGGAGGCTTCGAGACAAGGAGGCAGCTTACCAAGAA CGCCTTAAAAACTGGGAGATCCGTGAGAGGAAGAAATCTCGTGACTACAGCAAAGAAACGGAGAGGGAGGACGAGAGGCGCCGGGAAATG ATGAAAGAAGCCAAAAGACTGAAAGAATTCCTTGAGGATTACGACGACGACAGAGACGACCCAAAATACTACAG AGGCAGTGCTTTGCAGAAGCGACTTCGTGACCGAGAAAAGGAGTCAGAGTTGGACGAGCGAGACcggaagagggagaaggaggagcatGAGGAGATCAGACAGCGACTTCTTGCAGAGGGTCACCCTGACCctgatgctgagctgcagagg atggaggaagaggcagaacgCAGACGACAGCCCCCTCTGAAACTGGaacctgaggaggaggtgatcCAGGAGAAGGTTCATAGAGACCGAGACCGTGAACGGGAAAAGAGAGGGTCAGGAAGGCCCGtggagccgccgccgccgcctcgaCCCCCTCCGCAGCATTCGGACGACGATgtggaggaaggggaggaggaggactacCACGACGGAGAGGACTCACAAGAAGCCAAGCCGCAACTCAAACCCATAATGCGACCAATCAGTACTGCTCCCTCAGTGTCCTCCGCCAGTGGGAATGCGACCCCTAACACGCCTGGTAACGAATCTCCCTGCGGAATTATCATTCCTGGTGAGAACTCGCCTGAGGTCCAGCCTCCAGAGGAACATCGGCCCAAGATCAATGTCAGTCTCAAGCTGG GGGCCACCAACAGTCCCAGCCAGCCCAACGTAGGAAAGCGAAAGAAACTGGCCACTGTGGAAAGTGTTTTCAACAAGTttgatgaggaggaggctgacGAGCAGCCTCGCAAGAGGAAACTGGTTCCACTGGACTATGGTGATGACGAAAAGAGTCTGGGGGTGGACGGGGCCGAATTACCAGGGGCCAAAGGCAACATCAACACAGAAGAGAAACGCAAGCACATAAAGAGCCTTATTGAGAAGATCCCCACAGCCAGACCTGAGCTGTTCTCCTACCCTCTGGACTGGACTATGGTTGACTCG ACTCTGATGGATCGTCGCATTAAGCCATGGATTAATAAGAAGATTATTGAATACATTGGCGAGGAGGAAGCCACTCTCGTTGATTTTGTCTGTTCAAAG GTGATGGCTCACAGCACCCCTCAGGGTATTCTTGATGATGTTGCTATG GTTCTCGATGAAGAAGCAGAAGTTTTCATAGTAAAGATGTGGAGGCTGTTGATTTATGAAACAGAAGCCAAGAAGATCGGACTCGCGAAATAA